The sequence TCCGGCGGCAAAGGCACTACCTGGCTTTGTCCGGGAGCCACAATGACCGGTGTCACCAACGTGTGACGGTATAAGGTCTGACCGTTTTTCAGCGTTTGTTGGGTACAGCATGGACAGGAAATTTTTTCCGAACTGAAGGAATCGGTGCCGTCCAGCGCCACCAACAAAGTACTGCCAACACTCACGAACGGCTTCAGGCAACCTTGTGTGTACAATCTGTCACCCACTTCGGCCAACACCGGATAGAGTGTTTCCGGTGCAATGGGATCCAGCAAGTTGCCGATTTGGCTGGTCGAAGGAATTTGATGAACACCAAAAATCGATTGTGCGTTATTTCGATTGTGGAGTTTTTCCATCCGTCGCTGATAATCCAGAAAAGACGGGCTTTGCGTGAAAAACACCGAGAAGGCACTCAGAACGGCATCTTCTATCCTGTATTTCTGATTGTTGCCGGGTTTACGGGAGTCCGGTAAGTCTTCGAAGGTGCGGCGTATCAGGTCAATTATTTCCAAGTCCATTTGTATCTACCGATGGCTTTATTAATGTTGCGATTGATTGATTTTAAGTGCCCCTTATTTTATCAGGGTTTTAAATTGGGAATTGCTGCCGCGATAGTCATTTTTACCATAACGTTTACGATAAGGCTTAGCTTGATGCCGCAAATGCTTGTATAGCTCACCACCCTTGGCTTTGTCCGCCAAGATAAAGCGATAAATCGTTTCATGGCTAACCGTCGGTTCATCCAGTAGTCTTAGGCGCCCTGAAATTTGCTCCGGACTCCATTTCTCTTCGATCAGTGGCGTTATCGCCTGCTTCATCGCCTCATCCAGCTTGATCGCTTTGGGCTTGTCGGCATGACGCCGTTCGGCTTTGATCTGCGCTTGCTGGTAACGGTACCCGCGTTGACCCTTATTTCGATACAGTTCTCGACTAATAGTAGACTTACTTCTGCCTATGTCTTTGGCTATCTCTTCCAGGGAAACTTTCTTCTTGGGTTAGATGGTTGAATGTTCTCATTGGACACCTCTTTAGTTTGTTGTTTTGGTAGACGGAAACTATACCATCTAGCCCTTTTAAGAGGTGTTGCATTTATTATATGAATTCAAGCATATTCGAAATCATATTTTTCCGGCTCACCCGGACTGGCAGGCAAAGGCGTTCGGGTTTCCATGATGTGCTGTTTACTGGTTTCGTCCATACAGACCAAAACCTCGTCATCGGCATAGGTCCGTTGATACACGTCTAAACATCCTCCATCGCACACACAAAATCAGCATTCGCTTTGGTTGGAATGCACCAACAGTCCTTTAATCAAGGCTTGAGCGCGTTTTTTTTAAGGTGAGCCTGACCGTTTCATCACTGATCGAATCGACTATCTGGCATTCAACCAGTTTGTCGGCCAATAACTGCATAGTCCACTCTGCTCGTCCTTCGGGTGTCTCCATACAGGCTGTTGCAACCAGAAAAGCTCCGCTGCACCATCCAGCTTTTTGGGGCGATGACGGAGCTGTACCTTTGGATTTAAGGCTGACGCCAAGCCTTCTTCCACAAAACATTGCCGAACTCGTTCCATGCTTCGAGTGCTTATAGTTAGAGCTTCCGCAATGTCATGATCTGTTTTGATTGGAATAGCGCCAGATTCATCACATTGCAAGAGAATTCGAGCATGGGTTTTGTTTCCGGGCCGCTAGTCGACTTTTGTTAAGTAGTCCTTTTAATTCTTGACGTTCAACCTCGGACAATTTCACGCGATATTTTTGGCCGGCATAGAGGAATTTTTTCACTTTCATTATGTTGTTATAGGAAATTGATAGATTACATTAATTGTTCGTCAAAACAAAATTGGCACACTTCTAGAGCGAAATTCGCGCCGTGTTTGATTTTTTTACAAATTGGAGTGCTGGCCTAAAAATTCACATCTTTTAACTAGCTGGTTTGGGTGCGTTTGAGCACGCCCAAAAATGGGTAAAAAACAGGCCATAAATAACAGGTGCTTTATGGGTATTAATATCAGGTGTTTTTTGTGGGTAAAAATCATGTAAAACTCGCCTGTCAAAACGTTAAATGAGACCCCTAAAAATGGCTACATTTGGGGTGCCTTGTAAAAGATGAAAAGCCGATCTCCCATATGTATGTTACTGACTAAAAAATCCAAGTCTGTAACACGCGTCAGTAATACGCGTCATTAATAAAAATTACTGACGCGTATTAACCTGGAAATATAGGTACTATATTAGTACCTAAATTGATACCTAAATTAGTACCTAATTTGATACCTAATTTAGTACCTAATTTAGTACCTAATTTAGTACCTAATTTAGTACCTAATTTAGTGCCTAATTTAGTGCCTAATTTAGTGCCTAATTTGATACCTAGTGGTCCACCAAATTCATATTGTCGGATACAGGGATTTTAATTTCACTCTGGCATCCTGAGTGGTGAATCGCCAATTTACACAAACGCCTTCCTGATTCCGTTTATCCTGCCAAGCTTTTATTTCTCGCTTCAAGGTATCTTGATCAGGTATGCGTCGGTCAAGACATTGTCGAGCCATAATGCCGATTTCTATTTCTGCCATATCCAACCAACTACCGTGTTTTGGGGTATAGTGAATTTCTAAACGATCCGCGATTCTTCGCGCTTCTTCCGGTTTGAAGGCGGTATAAAGTGATCCGAGCTTATGAGTGTTCAGGTTATCCATCACCAAGACTATTTTCTTTCTTTCAGGGAAATGTTCATCCACTAACTCTTTGATCACTTGCGCCCAATCCTCTTTCGTATGATGATCGGTCACTTTGACGTGACGCCATCCTTCAAGGGGTGCGGACAGCATAAACAGATTACTGACGCCATTACGTTCATATTCGAAATCATATTTTTCCGGCTCACCCGGCCTGGCGGGCAAAGACGTTCG comes from Methylicorpusculum oleiharenae and encodes:
- a CDS encoding IS30 family transposase — encoded protein: MEEIAKDIGRSKSTISRELYRNKGQRGYRYQQAQIKAERRHADKPKAIKLDEAMKQAITPLIEEKWSPEQISGRLRLLDEPTVSHETIYRFILADKAKGGELYKHLRHQAKPYRKRYGKNDYRGSNSQFKTLIK